In the genome of Candidatus Aegiribacteria sp., the window TGATAAGGATTATCTGGACCTGTTCAGTTTTTTTGCTTCAGCACCACTTGGCATGAACCATCCCGGGCTTTGCACCGAGGAATTCAGAAATCACATCGGTGATGTTGCCATCAATAAACCTTCCAACTCGGATTTCTATACCGAAGAACTTGCGTCTTTTGTGGAAGCATTTGCAGATACCGTTATTCCTGACAGCCATCCGTATCTTTTCTTCATTTCAGGTGGTGCTCTTGCCGTTGAAAACGCCATGAAAGCGGCTTTTGACTGGAAGGTCCGCAAAAACCTGGAAGCAGGCAGAGGCGAACTGGGCTCGAAGGTTATTCATTTCAGAAAAGCCTTCCATGGAAGAACAGGCTATACTCTTTCGATGACAAATACTGCCGATCCGAGAAAGTACATGTACTTTCCTCTGTTTGACTGGCCAAGAGTAGATCCACCGATGATAAAATTCCCTCTTGAGGATAATCTTGACGAAGTCATCGAAGCCGAGAAGAAATCACTTGAACAGATAGATGAAGCCATCAAGGAATACGGATACGATATCGCCTGTCTTGTCATTGAACCAATTCAGGGTGAGGGTGGAGATAATCATTTCAGACCCGAGTTTCTGCAGCAGCTTCGCGAACGGGCGGATAAGCATGAATTCATGCTCATTTTCGATGAGATTCAAACTGGAATGGGGCTTACGGGTGAATGGTGGGCATGGCAGTCTCTGGGCGTAGAGCCCGATATCTTTTGTTTCGGTAAGAAATCACAGGTTTGCGGAATCGCCTGCAATAAACGTATTGATGAAGTAGAGAACAACGTATTTCACGAATCGAGCAGGATTAACTCCACCTGGGGCGGTAATCTCGTTGATATGGTCAGGTGTTCCCGTTACCTCGAAATCATGGTCGAGGAAGATACTCTGGAAAACGTCCGCAGCAGAAGCAAAACACTCCTCGATGGTCTTCACAATCTTGAGAAGATGTATCCTGGTAAAATATCGAATGTCCGTGGCCGGGGACTTATGTGCGCCTTTGATCTTGAAGACGAAGAAATCAGAAATAGAATGATCAAGGAGATAATGAAGAATGGAGCCATCATTCTTCCCTGCGGTCATACGAGTATAAGGTTCAGACCTCCTCTGAATATTTCGGACGACGAGCTTCTCAATGGAATCAGCATCATAGAAAAAGCTGCTGAAGTAGTTCTCTGAACGGAAGAACCTCTAAGCATGATAATGAGAGACGGTATGGATATCATTCAGTCCACCAGAGAAGATATCGGTCGCATAGCAACACAGCTCGCCAGAACGGGTTGGGCCGAGGCCAATGCGGGAAATATCTCCGTTCTACTTCCGGAGGGAGCAGACGATAAGATATGGGAAAACCAGGTTTTCTCCGATACTCTCCCGATACCTATGCCCGAATTGGCCGGAAGAACTTTCCTGGTGACCTGCGCCTGGAGTCGATTCAGAACACTTCAGCAGAAACTCGACACGGAAATAGTCCCTGTCAGAGTCTCCTCTGATGGGCTGAGAATTATCAGACTTGAGGGAAGCAGGAATCCCACAAGCGAGTTCAGTACCCATATTCTCGTTCTGGCGGGAGCGGTAAGCCGCGGCTGGACAACAGCCGCTCTCGTT includes:
- the lat gene encoding L-lysine 6-transaminase is translated as MKYIPASKVRATIENHMLADGFDMVLDLEKSKGCIIHDSYGDKDYLDLFSFFASAPLGMNHPGLCTEEFRNHIGDVAINKPSNSDFYTEELASFVEAFADTVIPDSHPYLFFISGGALAVENAMKAAFDWKVRKNLEAGRGELGSKVIHFRKAFHGRTGYTLSMTNTADPRKYMYFPLFDWPRVDPPMIKFPLEDNLDEVIEAEKKSLEQIDEAIKEYGYDIACLVIEPIQGEGGDNHFRPEFLQQLRERADKHEFMLIFDEIQTGMGLTGEWWAWQSLGVEPDIFCFGKKSQVCGIACNKRIDEVENNVFHESSRINSTWGGNLVDMVRCSRYLEIMVEEDTLENVRSRSKTLLDGLHNLEKMYPGKISNVRGRGLMCAFDLEDEEIRNRMIKEIMKNGAIILPCGHTSIRFRPPLNISDDELLNGISIIEKAAEVVL